The stretch of DNA atttttttaagattcgataggatggatgaaaattttttaatggaaaactaaacatggccttacTAGCACCCCCGGTACAACGTGTAGTAAGTGCCATGCAGTATGAGCAGAAACACCTCGCAAATCTTCATTAGCAGCATAGTTATTGCATACACACATAACAGACAAACCAAACTCGCTCCTCAAATCACTCACACTGCTACTTCTTCAGGGACGACCTTCATCCAAAACAAAAAGGCCAGccgaacacacacacacacactgctATATGCTGCTTGCTGCAACAGAGCTAGTAACACTGAGCAAGCCTAGCTTAGAGCTAGCAAAAACGCAAAGAAAATCACAAAACAAACCCAACAACAAAAGATGAACTGACAAAAGCACACACTAAACTACACTACAGCAAAGGACCTGCTGGACAGTGGACACCTTGTACTGGTAGCAAAAGGAGCTTGTACTCGTAAATACTACTAATCCGCTGTAAATGAAGCTAATAATACGGTGGTTTAATCTCTCCTTCACGAGATCCTATCACCACCCGGCGGCAGAGACAAGCGACCTGAACATGACCCCTGCAGCAGGTGAAGCCGACCATGAGCGCATCGCCGGGTGGTGCCAGGATCTCGGGACCAGAAGAGAGACACCGGCACGAACGAGCTCGCCGACGCCGAGCCCAATGCATATGCATGTCGTCAGTAGTGGTAATGGTAGTCGTAGTCGTTGGCGTGGTACTGGTACGGCGCCGGCTGCGGCTGTGGCTGTGGCGGCGGTGGAGGCGCAGTGAGCTGCGCGCAGACCTCGGCGAAGGCGGCGAGGATGGCGGCGTGATGGCGCGGCGCGTTGAGCGCGAGCAGGCGGCGGAGCATGCAGCGGAGGTCGTCCCAGCCGCAGAGCCCCATCTCGACGACCATCTGCACCATGCTCTCCCGGAAGTCGGCGCGCGGGTCCGACGACTCCTTCTCCACCGCCACGCccacgccgccgtcgccgtcctcgcctcccgctgctgctgcttccgccgccgccatcttctcgtacctcttcttcctcctcctgctgCCGCCCTGGTGGCCGTGGGCGGCGTGGCTTCCCTGCTGCTGCCTCCGCCTGCTCGTCGCCGCTGGTGGCGCCGCCTTGGCGGCCGGCGGGTGCTTGGTGACGGCGGTGGGGATGGTGGGATGGTTGTTGTAGGAGGAGGAGTAGGCGGAGTAGTTGGAGTAAGAGGAGTGGGTGGTGGTGAAggtggcggcggaggcggcggacgACGCCGTGGAGGCTGAGGACGGGAAGAAGCCCGAGGAAGAGCGTGAGCTGCTCCGCGGCGGCTGCTGCGGCGGCTTGGTCGACGGGCGGAGGAAGGACGGTAGCTGGCTGAGCAGCCTCGTGGTGGCGCGGCGCGGGCGGCAGCCGCACCCGGCGTCCACCACCGCCACGTGCCGCCATGACCGCCCCACCGGGAACTGCAGGCTCCCGCCCCGCCGCgccctcgacgacgacgacatgcCGGTGGTGCGGGAAGGAAATGCGGAGCTGACTGAGCACAGGTAGCTGAGTACGTGCAGGTGGACGGCTAGCAGCTTCCCCTGTGTATGTGGGCTGTGGCTTTTGGGTGGGGGTGGATGGACGGCGGTGAGCCGGAGGTAAAAAGGGTGGACGACGCCGGCGTTTTATACGCGCGCGAGAGAGATCAGGGTGACACGGTGGGCCCGTCATTagaaggggaggggaggggtggGGTGGGGTCAATGGAGTGGGCCACGTACAGCTGGCGGGTTGCGGGCTCTTGTCCTTGGCAGGTGGGGCAGAGGAAGGGGGCGCTCGCTGGCTGACGCTCATCATTCCGTTCCGTTCCAGGCCTGCGGCTTTGTCTCCatggggtgttgactatgaccGTCCTCGATGGTTTGGTGGTGCCAGCGCAATGTCTCCTCCAACCTCCATCTCCATGCATGCAAGTGCACGCGTACGTACGGTCTGCAAAGTGATGACGAACAAATAAAAGAATATACGTAGAAAAGGAGTAGACGTACAATACAACGTACTCCAACTCCAGTGGCAGTGGAAAGTTTGGCAGGGACGTCTTTGTGCAGCGTACATGTAACAAGATTGAACTGAGTTGGACAGCAATGTGTGGTGGTGCTCCCGATCGAGTAATATTGCGCGGTGGTGCACTAGTATACTGTAGATGTAGACGAGTGGTCGTGATGTGAGGAAAGTGAACTCTGTATACGTACATCAGGGGGTGAACCACGTTCGTTCGTTGCAACGTTCAACGTTGTTGTTGGTGTGGTGTGATGGAGCGTTAAGGAGCTTTCATTGTCGTTTACCTTATCCGATATACAGATGGAGAGCCAAACTGTATATACTAATGGTATTCTTTACTCTGTTCTAAGTCATGCTCCCTCCGTCCTCTAATAATAATATAGtgtattttaaaaattttagaataaattaaaaaaatcataaaagacGCGTGTGCCCTCATATTATTTTCTAATAAGATGCTATCATTAACATGATTAGTGATGATTGGTCGATAAATGGAAAGTATTTAATATAAAACTGATTTTTGTCTTCCAGAATACCTTATATTTGAAGATGATTTTTGAATGTTAGAATACGCTATATTAC from Sorghum bicolor cultivar BTx623 chromosome 8, Sorghum_bicolor_NCBIv3, whole genome shotgun sequence encodes:
- the LOC8079843 gene encoding transcription repressor OFP8 translates to MSSSSRARRGGSLQFPVGRSWRHVAVVDAGCGCRPRRATTRLLSQLPSFLRPSTKPPQQPPRSSSRSSSGFFPSSASTASSAASAATFTTTHSSYSNYSAYSSSYNNHPTIPTAVTKHPPAAKAAPPAATSRRRQQQGSHAAHGHQGGSRRRKKRYEKMAAAEAAAAGGEDGDGGVGVAVEKESSDPRADFRESMVQMVVEMGLCGWDDLRCMLRRLLALNAPRHHAAILAAFAEVCAQLTAPPPPPQPQPQPAPYQYHANDYDYHYHY